One part of the Caldisericia bacterium genome encodes these proteins:
- a CDS encoding FAD synthetase family protein, giving the protein MKVFKDFEILKEPIALSIGTYDAIHLGHLEIIKKMKEKSLKTCIISFYPPPFIFFGIEKNVLFTQEEKIKIFEELELDFLFIINFDEKIKNLKSEDFIKILTSNLNIKYLIVGKNFRFGKDKDGDKEKLDKFSKKYNFILELIEEKKIGKEKISSSKIRHLIRIGDIDSANKILYKNYFVFIKNKNDKLEVDSLKLLPPDGNYKVKINKKDMILEIKNRKLILKENVDIEQPIIEFLNKLG; this is encoded by the coding sequence ATGAAAGTATTTAAAGATTTTGAAATATTAAAAGAACCAATTGCTCTTTCAATTGGAACTTATGATGCAATTCATTTAGGACATCTTGAAATAATCAAGAAAATGAAAGAAAAGAGTTTAAAGACATGTATAATTTCTTTTTATCCTCCACCTTTTATTTTTTTTGGAATTGAAAAAAATGTTTTATTTACTCAAGAAGAAAAAATTAAAATTTTTGAAGAATTAGAGTTGGATTTTTTATTTATTATAAATTTTGATGAAAAAATTAAAAATCTTAAATCTGAAGATTTTATAAAAATACTAACTTCAAATTTAAATATTAAATATTTAATTGTAGGAAAAAATTTTAGATTTGGAAAAGACAAAGATGGAGATAAAGAAAAACTTGATAAATTTAGTAAAAAATATAATTTTATTCTTGAATTAATTGAAGAAAAGAAGATAGGAAAAGAAAAAATAAGTAGTAGTAAAATTAGACATCTTATAAGAATAGGAGATATAGATAGTGCTAATAAAATTTTATATAAGAATTATTTTGTTTTTATAAAAAATAAAAATGATAAATTAGAAGTTGACTCTCTTAAACTCTTACCACCTGATGGAAATTATAAAGTTAAAATAAATAAAAAAGATATGATATTAGAAATAAAAAACAGAAAATTAATTCTTAAAGAAAATGTTGATATAGAGCAACCTATTATAGAGTTTTTAAATAAATTAGGTTAA
- a CDS encoding valine--tRNA ligase has translation MDLDKIYSPKEVEKEIYEFWLNENIFFSNNNSEKEPYSIVMPPPNVTGSLHLGHAFNSTLQDIMIRYKKMKGFEVLWLPGVDHAGIATQLMVENDLIKEGITKEILGREKFLEKVWEWKEKYGNRIVEQQKRLGIYADWSRHRFTMDAQYQKAVLKAFVALYNEGLIYQGEYMINWCPVCKTSLSDLEVEHIEEKTKLYYIKYPFKNSNDYIVVATTRPETMLGDTAVAVNPKDVRYKNYIGKILILPIVEREIPLIEDEIVDMEFGTGAVKVTPAHDPIDYEIGLKHNLDKINILTEDGKINKNGGKFVGLSRFEAREKIIEELKNKGYLIDVKDYVHTVGIHDRCKNLIEPYISKQWFVKMKPLAEKGLEAVRDGRIKIIPERWQKVYEDWLVNIKDWCISRQIWWGHRIPVYYCKNCNKMYASENELNICPDCKGELERDKDVLDTWFSSGLWPFATLGWPEKTKDLEFYYPTSLLVTGYDILFFWVARMVMFGLYFMGREPFKHVLIHGLIRDEKGRKMSKTLGNVIDPIELIEEYGADATRFTFSQLFTLGGQDVNLSIGRIKFSRNFMNKIWNSGRFVINFLKNYNPEEKFEISLKKEDKWILSRMYELSDLANKYIENYEFGEITKILFEFYWHEFCDWYIELSKFREDKTNKHVLFTVFVNSLKLFHPFIPFITEKLYKMLLSKEKTIVSSKYPEKEDFIFDENSIEEFKTFMEINKSIRNLKSVLNIPLKKKEKVHIKFNKEFIDYWKNYIEKLSFCEILSEEINLKSIKDIVQGAEIFLYIEEDYPIEERIKIMEKEIEALKREISSLKDRLNNKDFLEKAPSEVIEEVKEKLTDNEKRYELLLMHIDELKD, from the coding sequence ATGGATTTAGATAAAATTTATTCACCTAAAGAAGTCGAAAAAGAAATTTATGAGTTTTGGCTAAATGAAAATATTTTTTTTTCAAATAATAATAGCGAAAAAGAACCATACTCAATAGTCATGCCACCTCCTAATGTTACTGGTTCACTTCATCTCGGTCATGCATTCAATTCTACTCTACAAGATATTATGATTAGATATAAAAAAATGAAAGGCTTTGAAGTATTATGGCTTCCAGGAGTTGATCATGCTGGAATTGCAACACAACTTATGGTTGAAAACGACTTAATTAAAGAGGGAATAACTAAAGAAATTTTAGGAAGAGAAAAATTTCTTGAGAAAGTATGGGAATGGAAAGAAAAATATGGGAACAGAATAGTTGAACAACAAAAAAGATTAGGTATTTATGCTGATTGGTCAAGACATAGATTCACAATGGATGCACAATACCAAAAAGCAGTTCTAAAAGCTTTTGTTGCTCTATATAATGAAGGTTTAATTTACCAGGGAGAATATATGATAAATTGGTGTCCAGTTTGTAAAACATCGCTTTCAGATTTAGAAGTGGAACATATAGAAGAAAAAACAAAACTTTATTATATTAAATATCCATTTAAAAATTCAAATGATTATATTGTTGTTGCTACAACAAGACCTGAAACAATGTTAGGTGATACTGCAGTAGCTGTTAATCCAAAAGATGTAAGATATAAAAACTACATTGGAAAAATTTTAATTTTACCAATAGTTGAAAGAGAAATACCATTAATTGAAGATGAAATTGTTGATATGGAATTTGGTACAGGTGCCGTAAAAGTTACACCAGCACACGATCCAATCGATTACGAAATTGGATTAAAACATAACTTAGATAAAATAAATATTTTAACAGAAGACGGAAAAATTAATAAGAATGGTGGAAAATTTGTAGGTCTTTCTAGATTTGAAGCAAGAGAAAAAATAATTGAAGAATTAAAAAATAAAGGTTATCTCATTGATGTCAAAGATTATGTTCATACTGTTGGAATACATGATAGATGTAAAAATTTAATAGAACCATATATTTCAAAACAATGGTTTGTAAAAATGAAACCACTAGCAGAAAAAGGACTTGAGGCAGTAAGAGATGGAAGAATAAAAATTATTCCTGAAAGATGGCAAAAAGTATATGAAGATTGGTTAGTTAATATTAAAGATTGGTGTATATCAAGACAAATTTGGTGGGGACATAGAATTCCTGTATATTACTGCAAAAATTGCAATAAAATGTATGCAAGTGAAAATGAATTAAATATTTGTCCAGATTGTAAAGGAGAATTAGAAAGAGATAAAGATGTTTTAGACACATGGTTTTCTTCAGGTTTGTGGCCTTTTGCAACTCTTGGCTGGCCAGAAAAAACAAAAGATCTTGAATTTTATTATCCAACGTCTCTTCTTGTAACTGGATATGATATACTTTTTTTCTGGGTAGCAAGAATGGTTATGTTTGGTTTATATTTTATGGGGAGAGAGCCTTTCAAACATGTATTAATTCATGGTTTAATAAGAGATGAAAAGGGAAGAAAAATGAGTAAAACTCTCGGAAATGTTATAGATCCAATAGAACTTATTGAAGAATATGGTGCAGATGCTACAAGATTTACATTTTCTCAACTATTTACGCTTGGTGGGCAAGATGTAAATCTTTCAATCGGAAGAATAAAATTTTCAAGAAATTTTATGAATAAAATTTGGAATTCTGGGAGATTTGTTATTAATTTTCTTAAAAATTATAACCCTGAAGAAAAATTTGAAATTTCTTTAAAAAAAGAAGATAAATGGATTTTATCAAGAATGTATGAATTATCAGATCTTGCTAATAAATATATAGAAAATTATGAATTTGGAGAAATAACAAAAATTTTGTTTGAATTTTACTGGCATGAATTTTGTGATTGGTATATAGAATTATCAAAATTTAGAGAGGATAAAACAAATAAGCATGTATTGTTTACAGTTTTTGTAAATTCTTTAAAACTTTTTCATCCCTTCATTCCTTTCATTACTGAAAAGTTATATAAAATGCTTTTATCTAAAGAAAAAACAATTGTTTCATCAAAGTATCCTGAAAAAGAAGATTTTATATTTGATGAAAACTCTATTGAAGAGTTTAAAACTTTCATGGAGATAAATAAAAGTATAAGAAATTTAAAGAGTGTTTTAAATATACCTTTAAAGAAAAAAGAGAAAGTACATATAAAGTTTAATAAAGAGTTTATAGATTATTGGAAAAATTACATTGAGAAATTATCTTTTTGTGAAATTTTAAGTGAAGAAATAAATTTAAAAAGTATTAAAGATATAGTTCAAGGAGCTGAAATTTTTCTTTACATAGAAGAAGATTATCCTATTGAGGAAAGAATAAAAATTATGGAAAAAGAAATTGAAGCACTTAAAAGAGAGATTTCTTCATTAAAAGATAGGTTAAACAATAAAGATTTTCTCGAAAAAGCACCTTCTGAAGTTATAGAAGAAGTTAAAGAAAAATTGACTGATAATGAGAAAAGATATGAATTACTCTTAATGCATATTGATGAACTAAAAGATTAA
- a CDS encoding bifunctional folylpolyglutamate synthase/dihydrofolate synthase — translation MFSYFEALEFLGKRERRGIKPGLERIERLLNALNNPHLNKNIIHIAGTKGKGSTATFITNLLISHGFKVGLYTSPHLQCFRERISINKQLIESKYFGENIFEIKKIYENDSKFSDIGEPTLFEILTALAFKYFDENNVDFIVLEVGLGGRLDATNVIEKSLVSIITTIDYDHMEILGNTLKQIAFEKAGIIKKNCPIVVSKQREEAMEVIINRSKELNSEIFIEDKDFKVFNINFLKNKTIFSYKSKEKTFEDLELKLLGRYQVSNSSLAIKALEILELNGLIKINEKKLRSGLYNSFIAGRGEIIEKFGKTFIIDGSHNVVSISELKEFIKTYFDCGKINLIFGVLGDKDIEGIFRVLIPIIDKVILTAPEGAKERRVSPIKLGEIYKNLNPKGNIFIAKNIREAFEESFRFFDNKLILVTGSFYVAGEFRTLLNKYNIY, via the coding sequence ATGTTCTCCTATTTTGAAGCACTTGAATTTTTAGGTAAAAGAGAAAGAAGAGGAATTAAACCAGGTTTAGAAAGAATAGAAAGATTATTAAATGCATTAAATAACCCACATCTTAATAAAAATATTATTCATATTGCAGGAACAAAAGGTAAAGGATCTACAGCAACTTTTATTACTAATTTGCTTATATCTCATGGTTTTAAAGTTGGGTTATATACTTCACCACATCTTCAATGTTTCAGAGAAAGAATTTCTATAAATAAACAATTAATCGAATCAAAGTATTTTGGAGAAAATATTTTTGAAATTAAAAAAATTTATGAAAATGACTCAAAATTTTCTGATATAGGAGAACCAACACTATTTGAAATTCTAACTGCTTTAGCATTCAAATATTTTGATGAAAACAATGTTGATTTTATTGTACTTGAAGTGGGATTAGGTGGTAGGTTAGATGCAACTAATGTAATCGAAAAATCTTTAGTTTCAATTATAACTACAATAGATTATGATCATATGGAGATACTTGGTAATACACTAAAACAGATTGCTTTTGAAAAGGCAGGAATAATTAAAAAAAATTGTCCTATTGTTGTTTCAAAACAAAGAGAAGAAGCAATGGAAGTTATAATAAATAGATCAAAAGAGTTAAATTCAGAAATTTTTATTGAAGATAAAGATTTCAAAGTATTTAATATAAATTTTTTAAAAAATAAAACTATTTTCTCATATAAATCTAAAGAGAAAACTTTTGAAGATTTAGAATTAAAATTACTGGGTAGATATCAAGTTTCAAATTCATCTTTAGCCATTAAAGCACTCGAAATATTAGAACTAAATGGTCTAATAAAAATAAATGAAAAAAAATTAAGGAGTGGATTATATAATAGTTTTATTGCAGGAAGAGGTGAAATAATAGAAAAATTTGGTAAAACTTTTATAATTGATGGTTCTCATAATGTAGTATCTATATCAGAACTAAAAGAGTTTATAAAAACATATTTTGATTGTGGTAAAATTAATTTGATTTTTGGTGTTTTGGGAGATAAAGACATCGAGGGAATTTTTAGAGTATTGATACCAATAATAGACAAAGTTATTTTAACTGCTCCAGAAGGAGCAAAAGAAAGAAGAGTATCACCAATAAAACTTGGTGAAATTTATAAAAATTTAAATCCAAAAGGAAATATTTTTATAGCAAAAAATATAAGAGAAGCTTTTGAAGAGTCATTTAGATTTTTTGATAATAAACTAATACTTGTAACTGGTTCTTTTTATGTTGCAGGAGAATTTAGAACACTTTTAAATAAATATAATATTTATTAG
- a CDS encoding zinc ribbon domain-containing protein — protein sequence MGEVVNDIFEPLIKYTTYFYIVLILLNLLIAYWAFQDSKKRGFGPYLWLLLILFGGIVFPFIYKLISNPSWIFHILSIPIGGLIPLLIYLLIRPPWTKEELEIDRLERETLQLEREYWAYLLSREKAKCPNCGAPVRENYLICPYCKTKLKKECIFCGKPIEIDWDICPYCSHEQKKKEEKE from the coding sequence TTGGGAGAAGTTGTGAATGATATTTTTGAACCATTAATTAAATATACAACTTACTTTTATATTGTTCTTATTCTTTTAAATTTGTTGATTGCATACTGGGCATTTCAAGATTCTAAAAAAAGGGGATTTGGGCCATATTTATGGTTACTTTTAATTCTATTTGGCGGTATAGTATTTCCATTTATTTATAAATTAATCTCAAATCCATCCTGGATATTTCATATACTTTCAATACCAATTGGAGGGTTAATACCTCTTTTAATTTATTTATTAATAAGACCACCATGGACTAAAGAAGAACTTGAGATTGATAGGCTTGAAAGAGAGACCTTACAACTTGAAAGGGAATATTGGGCATATCTTCTATCAAGAGAAAAAGCAAAATGTCCTAATTGTGGAGCACCCGTAAGAGAAAATTATCTTATATGTCCATATTGTAAAACAAAATTAAAAAAAGAGTGTATTTTTTGTGGAAAACCAATAGAAATCGATTGGGACATCTGTCCGTATTGTAGTCATGAACAGAAAAAGAAGGAGGAAAAAGAATAG